The following nucleotide sequence is from Corynebacterium hindlerae.
TCCAGGCCGCGTTGGGTACGGATGAGGTTCTTGATGTACTTGACGTCTTTTTCACCGAGGGATTGTTCGACCTCCGCTTTGATGGCGTCGAATCGGCGTCCGATTTCTTCGATATCGGCGTCGGTGAGGTGCGCGTATGCTTTGATGTTCGCAATTGCCATATGTTTCTCCTAGATATCGAGGGTGATGTCGCCGTTTGCTACGGTGCAGCAGACGCGCACGCGACTGCCCGGTTCGTGTGTTTCTCCGGTGCGTAGGTTGTGGGCGTGGCCCTCTTTCACGGTCTGCACGCACGTTTGGCAGATTCCCATGCGACAGCCAAATGGCAGCCGAACGCCGGCTTCCTCCGCGGCTTCCAGGATGGTGGTAGCGCCGTCGGCGGCCACGGACTTCTCCCCTAACCGGATGGTGCCACCCTTGGCGTCACTCACGCGGTCCAGGGTGAAGCGCTCGGTACGCAGCGGATATGCCTTATCGACGCCCCCGTCCCACCACTGCTCCGCCTCGTTAAGCATCTGTGCTGGGCCACACGCGTAGGCGGCGCGCTCAGCAAAATCGGGGACGAGCCGCTCCACATCGCCTGAGGTGATCCGGCCTTGCTCGGAGGTTACCTGGAGGATAAAGCGGAAACCTGGGTGGCGTCGTTCCAGGTCCGCAAGAGTGGAAGCAAACAGCAAATCCTCTCGGTGGCGGATGGAGTGGATCAGGGTGACGTCGTGAAGCGCGCCCTGCTCGTCGAGGTGGCGCAGCATCGAGATCACCGGCGTGATTCCCGAGCCGGCAGTAATGAAGAGCAGTTTTTCCGGAACGGGGCTGGTGAGGTAGAAATCACCAGCAGGAGCGGCCAGCCGAATCACCTGACCGGGGCGAGCATTCTCCAGCAAATGCTGCGAGAGCTTGCCGCCACTGACGCCGCGGACGCAGATCTGGAAGCTGTGGCGCTCACGCTTCGGTGTGTTGACGATGGAGTAGCTACGCCAAACAAACCTGCCGTTCATCTGAACGCCAATTCCGATGTACTGGCCAGCTTCAAAGCGCACTGGCACGCCCCACCCCGGCTCGATGTCCAGCAGCACGGTATCGGCAGCTATGTCGCGATCAACGAAGCGGATCACGCCACGCAGCTCCCGGATGCTCCACAGCGGGTTGATCAGCGCGGTGTAGTCATCAGGCAGCAAGGGCGTCGTCCACGCTTTCAGCGCGGACCGGATTCCCTTCAGCGCATCTGAGGTTTTTACAGTCACAACAACTCGTTTCCATCGCAAAACTTTAAGGTACGTCAGCGTAGCTTACGCGAGCGTAGGTTATTGGTGCAAGCGCACCAGCGTAAATTTAGCTGTGGAAACAACGAGAAAACGC
It contains:
- a CDS encoding ferredoxin reductase; the encoded protein is MTVKTSDALKGIRSALKAWTTPLLPDDYTALINPLWSIRELRGVIRFVDRDIAADTVLLDIEPGWGVPVRFEAGQYIGIGVQMNGRFVWRSYSIVNTPKRERHSFQICVRGVSGGKLSQHLLENARPGQVIRLAAPAGDFYLTSPVPEKLLFITAGSGITPVISMLRHLDEQGALHDVTLIHSIRHREDLLFASTLADLERRHPGFRFILQVTSEQGRITSGDVERLVPDFAERAAYACGPAQMLNEAEQWWDGGVDKAYPLRTERFTLDRVSDAKGGTIRLGEKSVAADGATTILEAAEEAGVRLPFGCRMGICQTCVQTVKEGHAHNLRTGETHEPGSRVRVCCTVANGDITLDI